Proteins from a single region of Psilocybe cubensis strain MGC-MH-2018 chromosome 3, whole genome shotgun sequence:
- a CDS encoding Cell division control protein 45-like protein (Cell division control protein 45 homolog), translating into MVYISHPSLAGDRPSYLHAYKDILKSHRRSPLASASSVNILVSPDVDSLCATRMLATLFKQDDIAYRIVPVSGLDDLQTIKDDLFNNTDLHTLILINLGSNLDLADGNWFGTFDTKVSIHVIDSSRPMALPNLFLGGENGSRILVWDDGHAEKLTEEKKSWEVIEYEIEPDPEQTDRDSENDLSDDGSEDEEGFEEDDNDFTGSEHADIPTFEPNLPSKRRKLEALNRSRKRQRREPKAWGMSLEEYIAHRRMVDKYYESGLSYGQSASSAIYLLATLLERVDNDFLWLAILGLTHQYITSRISREVYENYHSVYYDEVSRLNPRLAVNDSVHSLVSINPDDMGVRTSEELRFMLFRHWTLYDAMFHSSYVAGKLGIWKERGRQRLTGLLAKMGFSIPQTQQPYSHMDMDLKKTLIDKLNDIAPEYGLVELSYPSFMRCFGFHSQPLSAADAVEGITALLDVAGGLRLEIEIEGMRNGGEWFGGGRTWEGTDLTRAVPKSDIDYKPQSVDSARQNEVDAEEDPSKPRGEPAWWMKNFWVAYDALSDIDALKGSLSLAMSLQRAIIRQGTSIIDKQDIKTMRNHRVVILSQGPDLALFCNPGMLWRLGLWLAEALRERLPGTVVGLSKRKFLPIVIACLDEARNMYTIVGMMAALEFDQTRKNQFGLAFINAKSAFKLSAQFSGFHSNIIQIDKMGLKDFLKKLC; encoded by the exons ATGGTTTACATTTCTCATCCATCTCTGGCAGGGGACAGACCCTCTTATTTGCATGCTTATAAAGATATACTCAAATCACATAGACGCTCGCCACTGGCATCGGCGTCCTCAGTTAATATCTTGGTCTCACCGGATGTAGATTCCCTCTGTGCTACGCGAATGCTTGCTACACTTTTTAAGCAAGATGACATAGCATATCGTATTGTCCCAGTTTCCGGTCTAGATGATTTACAAACTATCAAGGACGATCTTTTTAACAACACCGAC CTTCATACTTTAATCCTGATTAATTTGGGTTCCAACTTGGATCTGGCCGATGGCAATTGGTTTGGCACTTTTGATACCAAGGTTTCAATACACGTCATCGATTCGAGTAGACCTATGGCTTTGCCCAACTTGTTTCTGGGTGGCGAAAATGGCTCGCGGATACTAGTTTGGGATGATGGACACGCCGAGAAACTTAcggaagagaaaaaatcaTGGGAAGTGATTGAG TatgagattgagcctgacCCTGAGCAAACCGACCGTGATAGTGAAAATGATTTGTCTGACGATGGAtcagaggacgaggaaggcTTCGAAGAAGACGATAACGACTTCACTGGAAGCGAGCACGCCGACATACCTACCTTTGAACCAAATTTACCATCCAAAAGACGTAAACTGGAGGCACTGAATCGCTCGCGAAAGCGACAGCGACGGGAACCTAAGGCAT GGGGTATGTCCCTTGAGGAATATATAGCCCATCGAAGGATGGTTGACAAGTACTATGAATCCGGATTATCATATGGACAAAGTGCATCCAGCGCGATCTACTTGTTGGCCACACTATTGGAACGTGTGGACAACGACTTTTTGTG GCTTGCCATACTGGGACTTACGCATCAATACATCACTTCTCGCATATCTCGAGAGGTTTACGAGAATTATCATTCAGTTTACTATGACGAAGTTTCACGACTGAATCCACGATTGGCGGTTAACGATAGTGTCCACTCCTTGGTATCTATCAACCCAGATGACATGGGCGTGCGAACAAGCGAAGAACTGCGGTTTATGTTATTTCGACACTGGACCTTGTATGATGCGATGTTTCATTCAAGTTATGTCGCCGGAAAATTAGGAATCTGGAAGGAAAGGGGCAGACAAAGGTTGACAGGCCTCCTTGCAAAGATGGG TTTTTCTATTCCTCAAACACAACAGCCCTACTCTCACATGGACATGGATTTGAAAAAGACTTTGATAGATAAGTTAAATGACATTGCACCCGAATACGGCCTAGTCGAGCTATCATACCCTTCGTTCATGAGATGTTTCGGTTTTCACAGTCAGCCTTTATCAGCGGCTGACGCTGTTGAGGGGATAACTGCGTTGTTGGATGTTGCAGGAGGCCTGCGCCTGGAAATTGAGATTGAAGGAATGCGGAATGGTGGAGAGTGGTTTGGTGGCGGTCGAACTTGGGAGGGCACTGACTTAACCAGGGCTGTTCCGAAGTCAGATATTGATTATAAACCACAATCGGTCGACTCCGCTCGGCAAAACGAGGTCGATGCAGAAGAGGATCCATCTAAACCACGAGGAGAGCCAGCTTGGTGGATGAAAAATTTCTGGGTGGCTTATGACGCTCTTTCTGA TATCGATGCACTGAAAGGATCATTGAGTTTGGCAATGTCTTTACAGCGAGCTATCATCCGTCAGGGCACATCCATAATCGACAAACAGGATATCAAAACCATGAGAAACCATCGCGTTGTAATCCTTTCTCAGGGACCAGATCTCGCTCTATTCTGTAATCCTGGCATGCTTTGGCGATTAGGGCTTTGGCTGGCGGAAGCTCTTCGGGAACGGTTACCTGGGACGGTTGTTGGGTTATCAAAAAGGAAATTTCTTCCAATCGTGATTGCCTGTCTCGACGAGGCGCGAAATATGTATACTATCGTTGGGATGATGGCAGCGCTGGAATTTGATCAAACCCGTAAAAA TCAGTTTGGCCTGGCTTTCATAAATGCGAAATCGGCATTCAAGCTTTCTGCTCAATTTTCTGGCTTTCATTCCAACATAATACAAATTGACAAGATGGGTTTAAAAGATTTCCTAAAAAAATTATGCTAA